The region GAAGGAGTTCCTGGAGGCTGGCAAGCGGCGCTTGGCGGGCGACACGGCGCGTGCGGCGACCAGCGGCGAGGTCAAGGACCTGCGCCGGGAAGCTCAGGCACTGAAGGAGGTCGTCGCCGAGCAGGCGCTGGAATTGCGCCTGCTCAAAAAAAGCATGATCGCGGATGGGGAAAGCGAGGAATGAGATATCCGGCTTCCGAGAAACTGGAGATCATCCGGCTGGTCGAGCAATCCCATCTGCCGGCGCGCCGGACGCTGGAGAAACTCGGCGTCTCTCGCGCCACCTTTTATCGATGGTGCGACCTTTGCCAGACTGGCGGGCCAGAGGCCCTGGAAGACCGATCTCCCAGGCCCGACCGCGTCTGGAACCGAATTCCTGACAATGTGCGGGGCCAGATCGTGCAACTGGCCCTGGACGAGCCGGAGCTGTCGCCACGGGAACTGGCGACACGCTTCACCGACACAAAAAGCTATTTTGTTTCGGAAGCTTCGGTTTATCGCCTGCTGAAGGAGCACGACCTAATCGCCAGTCCCGCCTACATCGTCATGAAGGCCGCCGATGAGTTCAAGGACAAGACGACGGCGCCCAACCAGCTCTGGCAGACCGACTTCACTTATCTCAAGGTGATTGGTTGGGGTTGGTTCTACCTCAGCACGATATTGGACGACTTCTCGCGCTACATCATCGCCTGGAAGCTCTGTACGACGATGAAGGTCGGGGACGTCACGGAAACACTCGACCTGGCGTTGCAAGCCGCGGGGCTTGATCACGCCAAGGTCGTCCATCGTCCGCGATTGCTCTCGGACAATGGCCCTTCCTACATCTCGGCCAATCTGGCCGAATGGCTGGACAAACGCAACATGGATCACGTGCGCGGCGCGCCCTGCCACCCGCAAACACAGGGCAAAATCGAGCGCTGGCATCAGACGCTCAAGAATCGCGTCTTGCTTGAGAACTATTATCTGCCCGGCGACCTGGAAGCCAGGATCGACACCTTCGTCGATCACTACAATCATCGCCGCTATCACGAGAGCCTGGACAATCTCACGCCGGCTGACGTCTACTTCGGCCGAGGACAAACCATTCTGCTGCAACGAGAAAGGATCAAACGAGCCACCATCCAAAATCGTCGCTTGCAACACCAATTGAACGCCGCATAAAATCAAACATCAGATGAGCCGCGTCCTCCATTAAATCACGCCGCCATCTGTCTCAAATTATCTGACGACGGACAAATATCCATCTTGACGATGTTCTTTTAGTACCATGCCAGGAAAGCAGAGGCTCGCTACTTGAGGGAGCGTCCCGAGAGCAATTGATGCACGCGCGGCATTGGCACGGAAGCGCAATATAGCATGACGGGAGTCTCTCTCTTCAAGTGCGCGCATCAGGATAGTGCGAACGATAAGAAATGTTTTCCCAGAGCGTGTACCACCTGCTAGACAAGTATAACGCTGCGGGCCATTGAGGAGGAGACGACCCGCCTCCTGGCCTGCGCTAAATATTACCATGCGTGGTCCCGGGCGCGATATTATGGGGACGTGCGACCTTATTAAGCGCCGGAAGCCCCTGCTTCATTGAGGACAGCGCAGCAGCCTAGCGCATCGCTGAAAAACTTCGGCAAGCCACGGTGAGCCCAAGATACTTGCTAAAGTGTGCCATTTTTTAAGATGACGGGCGTGTAACCGGCGGCTATTCTGCAACCACCAAAAAAGGCGCAGGCCGTGCTCGGTACCCGCGCATATGGCGCTGACAATTGCTCACATGTCAACGTATCTGCAAAACAGTGAATAGCACGTTCGTACATTTTTGCCTT is a window of Methylocapsa sp. D3K7 DNA encoding:
- a CDS encoding IS3 family transposase (programmed frameshift) translates to MSQKSGTAKSSSERIVKDIRRATRKQYSAEEKIRIVLDGLRGEHSIAELCRREGIAESLYYTWSKEFLEAGKRRLAGDTARAATSGEVKDLRREAQALKEVVAEQALELRLLKKKHDRGWGKRGMRYPASEKLEIIRLVEQSHLPARRTLEKLGVSRATFYRWCDLCQTGGPEALEDRSPRPDRVWNRIPDNVRGQIVQLALDEPELSPRELATRFTDTKSYFVSEASVYRLLKEHDLIASPAYIVMKAADEFKDKTTAPNQLWQTDFTYLKVIGWGWFYLSTILDDFSRYIIAWKLCTTMKVGDVTETLDLALQAAGLDHAKVVHRPRLLSDNGPSYISANLAEWLDKRNMDHVRGAPCHPQTQGKIERWHQTLKNRVLLENYYLPGDLEARIDTFVDHYNHRRYHESLDNLTPADVYFGRGQTILLQRERIKRATIQNRRLQHQLNAA